A DNA window from Vigna unguiculata cultivar IT97K-499-35 chromosome 10, ASM411807v1, whole genome shotgun sequence contains the following coding sequences:
- the LOC114167271 gene encoding uncharacterized protein LOC114167271 has protein sequence MHTMKLVWSPETALKAYIDTVKSCEKFKESGVPELLSAMAAGFNTKLIVESWCYGGPIAASVGLAVAARNTGARHVCIVPDEKSRVRYIEALAEMGVSPPPEVVAGEAEAAVSRLAGLDFLVVDCKRREFARVLRVAKVSPKGAVLACKNAWQRNSRGGFRWSVVLQRGVRVVRSVFLPVGKGLDIAYIGSRSGAPLPPPPQTTASNGGTCRWIKHIDQQSGEEHLFRE, from the exons ATGCACACCATGAAGCTCGTTTGGTCCCCAGAAACAGCCTTAAAAGCTTACATAGACACCGTTAAATCA TGTGAGAAATTCAAGGAATCTGGGGTACCGGAGTTGCTGTCAGCCATGGCTGCCGGATTTAACACAAAGCTCATAGTGGAATCATGGTGCTACGGTGGTCCTATAGCGGCAAGCGTAGGCTTAGCAGTTGCAGCTCGCAACACGGGTGCGAGGCACGTGTGCATAGTCCCGGATGAAAAGTCGAGGGTGCGGTACATAGAGGCTCTGGCGGAGATGGGGGTGTCTCCGCCGCCGGAGGTGGTGGCGGGGGAGGCGGAGGCGGCGGTGTCGCGGCTGGCGGGGCTGGACTTTCTGGTGGTGGATTGCAAGAGGAGGGAGTTCGCTAGGGTTCTGAGGGTGGCCAAAGTTAGTCCCAAAGGAGCGGTTTTAGCATGCAAGAATGCATGGCAGAGAAATTCGCGTGGCGGGTTCAGATGGAGCGTGGTGCTTCAGAGGGGTGTGCGAGTGGTTAGGTCGGTGTTCCTCCCCGTTGGGAAGGGTTTGGATATCGCATACATAGGTAGTAGAAGTGGTGCACCACTGCCACCTCCGCCGCAAACCACCGCTTCAAACGGTGGTACTTGCCGTTGGATCAAGCACATAGACCAACAATCAGGAGAAGAACACCTCTTCAGAGAGTGA